From Fusobacterium varium:
TAATGAAAGAAAAGAACAGATAGTAAAAGTACTTCAAAACCTTATTCAAAGAAGAAGTTATTCAGGAGAAGAAAAAGAGGTAGCAGAATATATTAAAAAATTATGTCTTGAAGTAGGATATGACACTGTACATATAGATAAATATGGAAATGTTATTGGTTCTGTAAAGGGAAAATATGAAGGACCAAAAGTACTTATGGATGGTCATATAGATACTGTTCCAGTAGATGAGGAAAAATGGACTAAGAAACCTTTTGCTGGTAATATAGAAGATGGAAAACTTTATGGAAGAGGAACTACTGATATGAAGGGAGCTGTGTGCGCAATGCTTTTAGCAGGAGCATACTTAGCTCAAGACCTTAAAAAAGAATTCGCTGGAGAAATATTCATTGCTGGTGTAGTTCATGAAGAATGTTTTGAAGGAGTTGCAGCAAGAGAAATAAGTAAATATGTAAAACCTGATTATGTAATAATAGGAGAAGCTTCTCAGCTTAATCTTAAAATAGGACAAAGAGGAAGAGGAGAAATAGTAGTAGAAACTTTTGGTAAACCAGCTCACTCAGCTAACCCAGAAAAAGGAATAAATGCAGTATATAAAATGATGAAGATAATTGAAAATATTCAAAAACTTCCAATGACTCATCATGATACACTAGGATATGGAATACTTGAATTAACAGATGTAAAATCATCTCCATATCCAGGAGCATCAGTAGTACCTGACTACTGCAGAGCTACTTATGACAGAAGACTTTTAGTAGGAGAAACTCCTGAAAGTGTACTTGCACCTATTCAAAAACTGCTGGATGAAATGATGAAAGAAGATGACACTCTGAAAGCAAAAGTATCATATGCAAAAGGAGTAGAAAAATGCTGGACAGGAGCAACAATAGAAGGGGAAAGATTCTTCCCGGGATGGCTGTTTGAAGAAAAAGATGAATATGTACAAAAAGCATTGAAAGCTTTAAAAGAAATAGGACAGACACCAGCAATAACCCATTACAACTTCTGTACAAATGGGTCACACTATGCAGGAGAAGCAGGAATAAAAACAATAGGATATGGACCATCAAGAGAAAATCTGGCACATACAATAGATGAATATATAGAACTGGATAGTTTGTATAATGTAACTGAAGGATATTATGCAATTTTAAAAGCTTATTTAACAAAATAGATTCTATTAAGGAGTATTTTATGCTTTTGATAAAAAATGGAAATGTTCTCACAGGAAATAAAATTGAAAAACTTGATATTTTAATAGAGAATGAAAAAATAAAAAAAATAGATAAAAATATTTCTGAAAATATTTGTGACAATGTATTAAATGCTCAAGGAAAATATATTATTCCTGGAGGCATTGATGTGCATACTCACTTTAATATTGATGTGGGAATAATTTCAGCTGATGATTTTTACACTGGAACTGCTGCTGCTGCTTTTGGAGGTACTACCTGTATAGTAGATCATCCTGGTTTTGGTCCTAAGGGATGTAATTTAGAATACCAGATAAATAAATATATAAAAGATGCTGAAAATTCAAATATAGATTATTCTTTTCATGGCGTCGTACAGGAAGTCTATGAAGATATATTTTCACAAATGGAAAGCTTAAAAAAAATGGGAATAAATAGTGTCAAAATATATATGACATATGCCTATAAAATGACTGATGATGATGTTTTAAAAATGTTTAAATATGCAAAAAAATTAAATATGATTGTGTGTGTTCATTCTGAAGATGACAAAGGAATTGAATTTCTAAGAGGAAAATTTACTGAAGAAAGTAAACTTGCTCCAATATATCATGCTGAATCAAGACCTGATTTTATTGAGGGATGTTCTGTATATAAGCTTCTTTCATATGCTCAAATAACTGGTTTTGAAAAATTATATCTGGTACATATATCTTCTAAAGAATCTATGAAAATAATTGAAGACTTTAGAAAAAAAGGAGTAAAGTTTTTTGTTGAATCTTGTCCTCAATATATTTTTCTTACTGAAGAAAAATATCTGGAAAAAAATGCTCTTGATTTCATTCTCAGTCCCCCTTTGAGAAAAAAAGAGGATACAGAATATATAAAAGATTCTTTAATTAATAAAAAAATAGATGTTATTGCAACTGACCACTGTTCTTTTACTTTAGAAGATAAATCAAAAGGAAAAAATGATTTCAAACTTTGTCCTAATGGTATTCCTGGTGTAGAAGAAAGAATTCCTTTACTTTTTAATGAAGTTATCAATAACAGACTATCAGTAGAAATATTTCTTAAAACAGTTTGTGAAAATCCTGCAAAAATATTTGGATTATTTCCTAAAAAAGGTATATTGACAGAATGCAGTGATGCTGATATAGTAATACTTGAAAAGAAAGATTCAAAGATAGAAAATGTGCACACTGCTGCCAAATATAGCTGTTATAACAACTTTCCTCTTTCAGCAGTAGTAGATACTGTCATATTAAGAGGTAATATAATAATTAAAAACAATGAACTTATAAAAAAATCATTAGGTAAATTTATAAAAAGAATATAAAACATAGGAGGAAAAATCAATGAAAAAAATAATTCACACTGAAAAAGCACCTGCTGCTTTAGGACCATATTCACAAGCTATAGAAGTTAATGGAACTCTTTATGTTTCTGGACAAATTCCATTTGTTCCTGAAACAATGACTCTAGTTTCTGACTGTGTAAAAGCTCAGACTAAACAATCTCTAGAAAATATTAAAGCTATACTTGAAGCTGCCGGATATACTTTTAAAGATGTAGTAAGAGCTGGAGTATTCATTAAAGATATGAATGATTTTGCAGCTGTAAATGAAGTTTATGCTGAATATCTTGGAGATGTAAAACCTGCAAGAGCATGTGTTGAAGTAGCTAGACTTCCAAAAGATGTAAAAGTTGAAATAGAAGTTATTGCTGTAAAATAGTAATATATATTTTAAAATGGGGAGAAATCCAACAGTTGGATTTCCTCCATTTTTTTATTAATTTATGAATTAAATTTTTCTATTTTCTTTTATTGACAAACAAAAAAAATGTTATATACTTAAATTAGAAAAATATATAGTGCTTTTATAGATTATAAAAAAATGATTGATTTATAATATAATTATTGGAGTTGAATTAATTATGATGACTGATAATTACATATACATTTTAGGAGTTTCTAAAACAAACTTTGATAATGCTATAACTAAAAATTATAATATGCTTTTTGTTGGATTTCTAATTGATAAAAATAGTGATAAAATAGTTGATGTTGAAGCTACAATGATTTTAGAATTAAGTAATAAGTTTATAAAAACACTATTTATAAATAAAAATTTTATTAAAGATTATGATATAATTATCAATGAGTTTGAAAAAAGATATTTCGGCAGATCACAAAAAGCCCTTATCACTGCCTATAAAGATGCTTTAAAAAAATATGAAAATATATAATGAGAATTTTTTATACACTTATTTGTTCACACAAATGAGGTCCAAAATTCCACCTGTAAATGTTACTGGTTGAGTTTTGGATTTTTTTATTTTTATAATAGGGGGGAATGCTGTATGTATGATTTAGTAATTTTAAATGGAAAAGTTTTTGATGGAAATGATGGCGTCAGCAAAAAATTAAATATTGGTATTACCGATGATAAAATTGCTGTTATAACAGAATTACCTGTGACAGGTAAAAAAATTATTGATGCTTCTAATAAATATGTATCTCCTGGCTTTATTGATGTCCATGGACATTCTGACCTTGTTCCTTTACTGGGAGCGAATTACAACAGTAAACTTTACCAAGGTGTTACCACTGAAATAAATGGCAATTGCGGTATTGGTCCTGTTCCCTCATCTCCCAAAACAGCAGAACTTACAAAAAAATATATGAATGATAACCTCTCCATATCAGATAAAAAATTTGATTTTGAAAATATTAATTCTCTTAATAAATTAAAAAAATTAATGAAATCACATCCTTTTAATATAAATCAAGGTTATCTTATTGGTGGTGGCAGTATTAGAATAGCTGTTATGGGATTTGACAACAGAGAAGCTTCTCAAGAAGAAATAGAAAAAATGCAGCTTCTTTTAGAAGATGAATTAAAAGCTGGAGCATATGGAATTTCCTTTGGTCTTATTTATCCTCCTGGTTCCTTTACTTATACTAAAGAAATAATAGAAATGTTAAAAGTTATAAAAAAATATGATAAAGTAGCTGTTTTTCATATGAGAAATGAAGGAGAGAAAGTTTTAGAATCAGTTGAAGAAATGATTTTTATAGCTAAGGAAAGTGGTGCAAAAGTTGAAATATCTCATTTTAAAATAATGTACAAACCTCTATGGGATACATCTGAAAAGTTAATAAAAATGATTGAAGAAGCAAGGGAGAAAGGAGTTAAAATATCTTTTGACCAATATCCTTATGTAGCTTCTGCCACAAGTCTTTTTGTACTTATTCCTTCAGATTTATTTGCTGTCGGGTTAAAAGCTATGATAGAAAAATTAGATATCAATGATAAAGCTCTTCTTGACCAAATTAAAGATAAAATTGAGAAAAGAGGTGGGGCTGACAGAGTTGTTATCGCATCTGTCATAGAAAAATTTAAAGAAAGTGAAGGAAAAAATCTTTTAGAAATCAGTAAAATATGGAATATTTCTCCTGAACAATGCGTTGTCAAATTTATAAAAGAATCTACTGGAAAAGTTAATGCTATTTATTTTTCAATGAGTGAATCAGATGTGGAAAATATAATGAAACAAAAATATGGAATAATCGCCAGTGATGGATATTCTTATCCATTAGAAACTCCTGAAGGATTTGGATTTCCTCATCCTAGAAATTTTGGCACTTTTCCGAAATTTTTAGAGACAGTAAGAGAGAAAAATCTTCTTTCTATTGAAGAAGCTCTTAGAAAAATAACATCTATTCCAGCTAAAGTATTTAATATAAAAGATAGAGGAGTTCTAAAAGAAGGAGCTTTTGCTGACATAACTATATTTGACTTTGAAAAAATAAAAGATAATTCTACTTTTATCAACCCTTTCAGAAAACCTTCTGGAATTGACTATGTAATAGTCAATGGAAAAGTAACTGTAGAAAATGGAATATATAATCATATAACTAATGGAAAAATAATATAAATAAGGGGGAGATTTTATGGGAAGCTGGTCACTTATTAATTCACCATCACTTTTGGGGTTGATACCTCTTATTCTTTATCTGATTCTTGTTTTTAAAGGTTATAAAGCAACTACTGCTGTTGCTGTTGGATTAACTACTGGTTGTATTCTTACAGGGCAATCAATTTCCAGTATTTCCAGTATGCTTGCTAAGGCAACGGGTTCTTTTTTAGGTATAATTGGACTTATAATTATGCTAGGCAGCGGACTTGGCTATGTAATGACAAAAAGCGGTGTTGCAAAGACTATAGTTTATTGGATAGTAAACAGAATAGGAGTAAATAATGAAAAAAAAGGTATTATTGTTACAATGATTTGCTCACTTGTTATAGTTGCCTTATTAGGTACTTTAGCAGGAGGAAATGCTATAATTGCTCCTATTATAATTCCAGTAGTTGCTGCCGTTGGAATTACTCCAAGTACTGTGGGTATTATATTTCAGGCAATGGGAGAAACAGGATTGATATGGGGGCCATTTACTCCACCTGTTATAGGTCTAATGGCTATTACAGGACTGTCTTATGGAAAAATGATGATTTGGGCTGCTATTCCATATGGAGTTATATGGATAATAATCACATACTTTGTTGCTCAGAGAATACAAAAAAGTACTAAAGCAAAAGGAGAAAAATATGAGAATGTTGAGATAGCAGAAGAATTTACTCCTACAGCCTCTCAAAAAAGAACTACTGTTATTTTTCTTGTAAGTTTTCTTTTATTTATAATATATGGAATAATTACAAAACAGGGAACTAACTATGTTATAGTATTTATAATTCTTTTAGCACTTATTTTAGGCGTTTCTTCAAAAATGAAGTTGGATACAATAATAGGAGAAATGGCACAAGGTATGGGAAAAATGACAGAAATGTATTTGCTGTTTATACTTCTTGAACCTTTCATTAATTTAATTGTTATAAGTGGAGGATTTGAAGCTCTCTCTAAATTTTTATTGAATATCTTCCCTAATCCAAATTCCTTAACTGTTATGATGATGGGTAGTTTGGTAGGAGGATTTGGAGTAGATGGTGCTGTAGTCGCTCAACTCAAAATTACAAATGATTTATTTATAGACCTTGTGAATAAAATAGGTCTGCCAATGGAAATGTGGGCTATTGCACTTATTGCTGCTTCAAGAATAACTACAAATGTCTATCCAACAGCCAATATGGTTGGACAGATGGGAATAGCTCGTTCAAAAAATATTAAAGCTATGCTTATATCTGGATGGTGTGTATCTATGGCTATTCTTGTTTATATTTTCCTTTGGTCTTTTATAGGACAAAAGATTTTTTTCTGATAAAAAAGAAAAGGGGCTGTTGCAAATTTAAAACAGCCCAATTATCAAAAAAGCTGACTTGAAGTTTTCTTCTTGTCAGCTTTTTCTTTTTAAATAAAAAAAGGTATAAAATACTAAAAATTTTTTCAAATTTCTAATATAATATACCTATGCAAAAACCAACTAATAATAACATTTTTTTTCAATTAAATCAACCTAAACTTTTTAACTTTTTACAATATGAAATTTCTGATAATGATCCTGTAAGAAAACTTAGCTCAATATTGGAGGGATTAGATTTTAGTAGTTTAATGCAAGTATTTTCTTACAAAACAAAGGTACATCCTATCAGAATGTTTTCTATCATTGTTTATGCCTATTCGCGCAATTTAACTTCTACTAGAGATATAGAAATGGCTTGCCATGAAAATATTAAATTTAGGTTTCTTTTACAAGATTCTAAAATTCCTGATCACTCTACTATTTCTAGATTCTTAGTAAAAACTGAAGATATTCTTCCAGATCTATTTGAACAATTCGTTGAAAAAATTTTTGAAATGGAAAATATTTCCACTGAAACAATATATATTGATGGCACTAAAATTGAAGCATATGCTAATAAATATACATTTGTTTGGAAAAAATCTATTGAGAAATATAGAACTAGATTAGATGAAAAAATTCTTGAATTAATTTCAAATTTTAATGATGATTTCAACTTACAATATGACAACTTCCTTGAAATATATTCATATCTTTCTAATTTGAATTTTCAAATAGTCAAAGGTAGAGGAAAGAGAAAATCTAAAGAGCAAAAGTATTTAGAATTATGCGCAGAATACTTAGAAAAGTATCAAAAATATTCTAATCATTTTAAAAATCTTAATGGTAGAAATAGCTATTCAAAAACTGATATAGATGCTACTTTTATGAGAATGAAAGATGACCATATGAGAAATGGTCAATTAAAACCTGGATATAATCTACAAATAGGAGTGATTAGTGAATATATTTCTTCATATGAAATTTTTTCTAACCCTTCTGATTCTAAAACTTTGATTCCATTTTTAGAGAAAATTTCATCTCAAAATTTAGAAATTAAAAATATTGTAGCTGATGCAGGATATGAAAGTATTTCAAATTATGAATATTTGGAAAAAATGGACTATACTTCATACATAAAACCAATATATTTTGAAAAATCTAAAATCAGAAAGTTTAAAAATGATTTAAACAGAGTAGAAAATTTAATATATAATAATTCTGAAAATAAGCTATTTAGAAAAGATGGATTAGAATTAGAATTTCTATACTCTAACAAAAATAATACAGTTCAATATTTTTGGAATCCTGAAACTAACAAAAAAATTAAGTACAATGCAAGATTTAGAATTTTATCAAATAAATCAAAAGAGAATGTATCAAGCAATTATGGAAAACAATTAAGAATGAACAGAAGTATTCAAGTAGAAGGTGCTTTTGCAGTTTTGAAAGAAGATATGAAATTGCGAAAATTAAAAGTTCGAAGTAAAAAAAGTGTTTTAAGAGAAATATGTTTGTTTTGTATCGCTTACAACTTCAACAGATATCTAAGCAGAAATATAAATAATCGCTTAGGAACAACACTTCACTCATTAAAAGTAGCTTAGATAAATAAAAAATCATCTACTTCTTTTTTTGATACTTAAAAATAAATATAAAAATATAAATTAGCAGAAATCTATAAAATAGATTTCTATTTTTTTATAAAAAATAAGAGAAGCTGCACAAATTAGTTTATCAATCACTAATTTGCAACAGCCCCTTTTTCATTTTAATTATATATTTTTATCATATTTTTTATCATCTCTATCATTTTTTCTCTTACTTCTACTGGTTCTAAACATTCACACTTATTTCCAAAACTAAGAAGTAATTCATATCCAAAATCATCATCTACAAATGGAAAATCAACAATCATTTTATTTTTTCCACAATATGTTATATTTTCTTCTTCACACCTCTCTAATATTTTTTCCTTAATTGAAATATCTGCAAGAAGTTTTATATTTATAATTCTTTTTTCTATCCAGTTCATCCTTAAAGTTTCTATATCAAATTTCCTTGGAGAAAATTCCTCATCAAGAACTTTTAAATAAGAAATTCTTGCTAATTTAAAAAGGCGAAAATCATTTCTCAAGGTACAATAACTATTTATATACCATTTTTCTTCTTTCCATAGAAGTTGATAAGGTTCTACTTTTCTTTCTGTGTTTTTTCCATTACCATCTAAATATTTAAAGATAAGATAGTTTCTTTTATTCAAAGCTTCTTTTATTTTAGAAAGGTTCCCTTGAAGTTTTTTATTTCCGCTCCATGTGGTCAAATCTATTATTATCTGTCCTGATTTTAATTTTATTTCCTGTTTATGTTCTTCTGGAATAAGACTTTGAAGTTTTGTCAGCACTTTTGTCAATTCAGCATTAGGTACTGCTGAAGATATACTTCCTAACCCTGTCATAATAGTAGTTATATCCTCTTTAGTAAAAAATTTTTTATCCATTTTATATTTTTCCAAAATACCAATTCCACCATTAATTCCAGTATAGGTAACAATTGGCACTCCAGCTGCCTGTATTGTTTCTATATCTCGATATATAGTTCTCGATGTTACTTCAAACATTTCAGCTAATTTAGATGCACTTATTTTATTATGTTCAAGAAGAACCATAATAATAGAAAGAAGTCTATCAATTTTCAACTTTTATCACTTCCTGCTTTTTTATTTTTAAACCATGACACACTGATGTCAGATTTTAAATGCTATACTTAAATAACAATAGATCTATTGAACATAAAAATTATGGAGGTAAAAAATGGATTTACTTAAAGAATTCTATGAAATAATGAAAAAACAAAATGATATTGCTTTAGCTACAAGTGTAAATGAAATACCAAATGTTAGGATAGTTAGTTTCTATTTCTGTCCTGATAAAAATATTTTATATTTTAGCAGCTTTAAAGACGAAATTAAAACAAAAGAATTTGAAAAAAATAATAAAGTATCTTTTACAACTATTCCAAGAGAAGATATAAAATATGCACGCACAAATTGTGGAATAGTCAAAAAAAGTAATTTACCTATGTCTGACTTTAAACAGGCTGTTTGTGAAAAAATACCTGATTACAAAGAAATGATAGATAATTTTGAAGATAAACTTGTCTTATATGAAATAACTTTTAAAGAAGTCTCTATCACTATGGAGTATGAAGAATATAAAATAACTCTATAAAATAAAAAAGAGAAGATTTAAAACATTTATTAGATTTTTTATCTTCTCTTCAATATTTTTTAAAAGATAATTTCTATAATAAAAATTATTTATTTATCTGACTGTCTTTTTTTAATTGTTCTACATCTACCTCTTTTATAAAAGCAACTATATCTTTCCACATTGAGTGATATCCATATCCGCCATTTAACATTTCAGATAAAGCTTCTTCTCTTTCCCAATTTTGATATACCATTCGATACAAAGCAACCATCATTCCTGTTCGATCTGCACCATGATAACAATGAATTAATATTGGCTTCTCATTTGCAGATAAATTATCCGGATTTAAAAGCTGCATAACTTTTACTGCATCTTCATATCTAGGATTCCATGCTCTCATACTTACATGTATAAGTTTTAAATCAGTATTTTCAGCCAATTCTATATCTTTCTGTTTAGAGCGCAAAGATATTACTGTTCCAATTCCTAATTCTTCTGCTTTTTTCATACCTTCTCTTGTAGGCTGAGCTGAACGAAAAAGGGTTTCTGAAACTTTATGAAAATTATCAAGTCCTTTTACTTCTACTGGAATTGCCCACTGTTTAGACTTTTCTATTTCATTTATTTCCTGAGATGAACAATTGCTCAAAATAAATAGACTAAAAAATAATGTAATAATCAAAAAAATTCTGTTTACTCTATAAGCTTTTTTTAAGATATTAATTTTCATTTATCTTTCCTTCCTATAATTAATCTATGGTTATTTTTTTTATTTACTTTTAATATAGCAGATTTTCCTTTTTTTTCAAATCTTTATCTTTAAACTATAAAGAGGGTGGAATACAAAACAGATATTAAATTCTGCTTTTTTCCATCCTCTTTCATTTTAATATTTTTTATTTATAACAGATATGTTTATTTTTTACTACCTGTTTTCCATTTTTATAAACATCTTTTACATGATTCATTCCAAAATTGTAAAATATGTAATTAAGATTATCTGTATCATATATTATAAAATCTGCCTTTTTACCTATTTCCAAACTCCCTATACTATCCTCTCTTTTTACTGCCCTTGCTCCATTTAGAGTTACTGCTTTAAATATTTCTATTGGTGTCATTTTTAATTGTGAAGAACATATCTGCATTACCAATTGTATATTTTCACATGGACATGATCCAGGATTATAATCAGTAGATACAGCGATATCTACCCCTTCATTTATCATTTTTCTCACAGGTGCATAAGATTTTCCAAGATTAAATGAAGTGGCTGGAAGAATATCAGCTATTACCCTATTTTCCTTCAGGCTTTTAATTCCTTCATCACTTACTGCCATAAGATGCTCTGATGATATTGCTCCTACTTCTCCTGCTAGCTCTCCTCCACCTAGAGATACTATTTCATCAGCATGTATCT
This genomic window contains:
- a CDS encoding putative peptidase, translating into MLTNERKEQIVKVLQNLIQRRSYSGEEKEVAEYIKKLCLEVGYDTVHIDKYGNVIGSVKGKYEGPKVLMDGHIDTVPVDEEKWTKKPFAGNIEDGKLYGRGTTDMKGAVCAMLLAGAYLAQDLKKEFAGEIFIAGVVHEECFEGVAAREISKYVKPDYVIIGEASQLNLKIGQRGRGEIVVETFGKPAHSANPEKGINAVYKMMKIIENIQKLPMTHHDTLGYGILELTDVKSSPYPGASVVPDYCRATYDRRLLVGETPESVLAPIQKLLDEMMKEDDTLKAKVSYAKGVEKCWTGATIEGERFFPGWLFEEKDEYVQKALKALKEIGQTPAITHYNFCTNGSHYAGEAGIKTIGYGPSRENLAHTIDEYIELDSLYNVTEGYYAILKAYLTK
- a CDS encoding dihydropyrimidinase, translating into MLLIKNGNVLTGNKIEKLDILIENEKIKKIDKNISENICDNVLNAQGKYIIPGGIDVHTHFNIDVGIISADDFYTGTAAAAFGGTTCIVDHPGFGPKGCNLEYQINKYIKDAENSNIDYSFHGVVQEVYEDIFSQMESLKKMGINSVKIYMTYAYKMTDDDVLKMFKYAKKLNMIVCVHSEDDKGIEFLRGKFTEESKLAPIYHAESRPDFIEGCSVYKLLSYAQITGFEKLYLVHISSKESMKIIEDFRKKGVKFFVESCPQYIFLTEEKYLEKNALDFILSPPLRKKEDTEYIKDSLINKKIDVIATDHCSFTLEDKSKGKNDFKLCPNGIPGVEERIPLLFNEVINNRLSVEIFLKTVCENPAKIFGLFPKKGILTECSDADIVILEKKDSKIENVHTAAKYSCYNNFPLSAVVDTVILRGNIIIKNNELIKKSLGKFIKRI
- a CDS encoding putative enamine/imine deaminase; this encodes MKKIIHTEKAPAALGPYSQAIEVNGTLYVSGQIPFVPETMTLVSDCVKAQTKQSLENIKAILEAAGYTFKDVVRAGVFIKDMNDFAAVNEVYAEYLGDVKPARACVEVARLPKDVKVEIEVIAVK
- a CDS encoding putative D-aminoacylase codes for the protein MYDLVILNGKVFDGNDGVSKKLNIGITDDKIAVITELPVTGKKIIDASNKYVSPGFIDVHGHSDLVPLLGANYNSKLYQGVTTEINGNCGIGPVPSSPKTAELTKKYMNDNLSISDKKFDFENINSLNKLKKLMKSHPFNINQGYLIGGGSIRIAVMGFDNREASQEEIEKMQLLLEDELKAGAYGISFGLIYPPGSFTYTKEIIEMLKVIKKYDKVAVFHMRNEGEKVLESVEEMIFIAKESGAKVEISHFKIMYKPLWDTSEKLIKMIEEAREKGVKISFDQYPYVASATSLFVLIPSDLFAVGLKAMIEKLDINDKALLDQIKDKIEKRGGADRVVIASVIEKFKESEGKNLLEISKIWNISPEQCVVKFIKESTGKVNAIYFSMSESDVENIMKQKYGIIASDGYSYPLETPEGFGFPHPRNFGTFPKFLETVREKNLLSIEEALRKITSIPAKVFNIKDRGVLKEGAFADITIFDFEKIKDNSTFINPFRKPSGIDYVIVNGKVTVENGIYNHITNGKII
- a CDS encoding putative transporter; translated protein: MGSWSLINSPSLLGLIPLILYLILVFKGYKATTAVAVGLTTGCILTGQSISSISSMLAKATGSFLGIIGLIIMLGSGLGYVMTKSGVAKTIVYWIVNRIGVNNEKKGIIVTMICSLVIVALLGTLAGGNAIIAPIIIPVVAAVGITPSTVGIIFQAMGETGLIWGPFTPPVIGLMAITGLSYGKMMIWAAIPYGVIWIIITYFVAQRIQKSTKAKGEKYENVEIAEEFTPTASQKRTTVIFLVSFLLFIIYGIITKQGTNYVIVFIILLALILGVSSKMKLDTIIGEMAQGMGKMTEMYLLFILLEPFINLIVISGGFEALSKFLLNIFPNPNSLTVMMMGSLVGGFGVDGAVVAQLKITNDLFIDLVNKIGLPMEMWAIALIAASRITTNVYPTANMVGQMGIARSKNIKAMLISGWCVSMAILVYIFLWSFIGQKIFF
- a CDS encoding putative transposase — encoded protein: MQKPTNNNIFFQLNQPKLFNFLQYEISDNDPVRKLSSILEGLDFSSLMQVFSYKTKVHPIRMFSIIVYAYSRNLTSTRDIEMACHENIKFRFLLQDSKIPDHSTISRFLVKTEDILPDLFEQFVEKIFEMENISTETIYIDGTKIEAYANKYTFVWKKSIEKYRTRLDEKILELISNFNDDFNLQYDNFLEIYSYLSNLNFQIVKGRGKRKSKEQKYLELCAEYLEKYQKYSNHFKNLNGRNSYSKTDIDATFMRMKDDHMRNGQLKPGYNLQIGVISEYISSYEIFSNPSDSKTLIPFLEKISSQNLEIKNIVADAGYESISNYEYLEKMDYTSYIKPIYFEKSKIRKFKNDLNRVENLIYNNSENKLFRKDGLELEFLYSNKNNTVQYFWNPETNKKIKYNARFRILSNKSKENVSSNYGKQLRMNRSIQVEGAFAVLKEDMKLRKLKVRSKKSVLREICLFCIAYNFNRYLSRNINNRLGTTLHSLKVA
- a CDS encoding putative transcriptional regulator; this encodes MKIDRLLSIIMVLLEHNKISASKLAEMFEVTSRTIYRDIETIQAAGVPIVTYTGINGGIGILEKYKMDKKFFTKEDITTIMTGLGSISSAVPNAELTKVLTKLQSLIPEEHKQEIKLKSGQIIIDLTTWSGNKKLQGNLSKIKEALNKRNYLIFKYLDGNGKNTERKVEPYQLLWKEEKWYINSYCTLRNDFRLFKLARISYLKVLDEEFSPRKFDIETLRMNWIEKRIINIKLLADISIKEKILERCEEENITYCGKNKMIVDFPFVDDDFGYELLLSFGNKCECLEPVEVREKMIEMIKNMIKIYN
- a CDS encoding putative tyrosine phosphatase, translated to MKINILKKAYRVNRIFLIITLFFSLFILSNCSSQEINEIEKSKQWAIPVEVKGLDNFHKVSETLFRSAQPTREGMKKAEELGIGTVISLRSKQKDIELAENTDLKLIHVSMRAWNPRYEDAVKVMQLLNPDNLSANEKPILIHCYHGADRTGMMVALYRMVYQNWEREEALSEMLNGGYGYHSMWKDIVAFIKEVDVEQLKKDSQINK